Within Bacteroidales bacterium, the genomic segment AGGAAGTGAAGCTCCTTTGACAAAATTCACATTGGCACAACTCGAATCGCTTGGAATTTATTCGAAGTTTTTAAATGATGAATTCCCCTGCCGTCCTTTGGAATTAAACGCAAACTCAATGGTTATAGGCGAAGGAGCGGCAGTATTTGCTGTAGAAAAACTAAAAAAAGAAGAAATAAAAAACAAAAAAATATATGCTGTAATTGAATCTGCAGGTTTTGCTTTTGAAAAAAATCCATCGGCAACAGGAATATCCGCAAATGGTGAGAATTTTCAAAAGGCAATGAAAATGGCATTGAAAAACCGTAACGACAAAAATGATATTGATTTGATTTTAATGCATGCACCGGGAACCATTGCCGGCGACAAAGCCGAATTAACAGCAATAAGAGAAGTTTTTAAAAACAAAATCCCTAATCTTTATTCAAATAAATTTAATATCGGACATACTTATGCTGCTTCTGCCGCATTAAATTTAGAACTGGCATTAATGATTTTTCGAAACCAAATAGTGCCTGATATTCCATATAAAACCGCTTTTCAGAATACAAAAAAAGAAATAAATAAAATCATGATAAATGCAGCCGGTTTCGGTGGAAATGCCGCAAGTTTAGTTTTGTCAAATATAAAATCAGGGTGATTCGCTAAAAGATTTTTCTAAAATTTTACTTTATGTTCTTTTTTCCTTGATAAAAAAACCATAGGCAACACAATGTCTAAAACCATGTCAATACTATATTTTGTGTCATAAATCGCTAAGAACACCAAGTTTAGAATACTAAATATTCTTTATTCCAACTTC encodes:
- a CDS encoding beta-ketoacyl synthase N-terminal-like domain-containing protein; its protein translation is MIENKESVVITGYGSISPLGFEKEKIWKNYLSEKSFIKNILFNEKLYPVGALSKDAENKIQSFIERNIKLKKLDRTALLAIIAANEAFTDAEWNNKKALLTGVTIGSSRGATKTWEEYHEKFLQTGKTHLLTSPLTTLGNISSSVADYLSIEGPVISHSVTCSTTIQSIANSVAWLKAGMADKFLAGGSEAPLTKFTLAQLESLGIYSKFLNDEFPCRPLELNANSMVIGEGAAVFAVEKLKKEEIKNKKIYAVIESAGFAFEKNPSATGISANGENFQKAMKMALKNRNDKNDIDLILMHAPGTIAGDKAELTAIREVFKNKIPNLYSNKFNIGHTYAASAALNLELALMIFRNQIVPDIPYKTAFQNTKKEINKIMINAAGFGGNAASLVLSNIKSG